DNA sequence from the bacterium genome:
GCGTCGCAGGGGCAGGCCTCCTCGCACAGCCCGCAGTACACGCAGCGCAGCAGGTCGATGTCGAACGAGAGCGGATACTTCTCGATGGTCGGGTCCGGATGTTCGGCCGCGACGATCTTGATGCAGTCGGCCGGGCAATAGGTCGAGCACATCTGGCAGGCCACGCAGCGGGGCGTGCCGTCCTCGCGCTGCATCAGCCGGTGCCGGCCGCGGAAGCGGTCGCCGTAGACGCGCTTCTCCTCCGGGTACTGCATGGTGGGCATCTCGTCGGTGGCGAAGACGTTCCGCACCAGGTGCTTCATCGTCACCGCGAGCCCCTTGACCACCTCGACGAGGTAGATCGACTCGAGGAAGTTCGTCTTCTTCGAGCCCGCTTCCTTGGGCAATCCTGCGAAGTTCATGTCACTCCTCGTCGAACGCGTTCTATCACACCAGCGCCATCACCACGGCGGTGACGACGAGATTGGCCAGTCCCAGGGGCAGCATGACCTTCCACCCCAGGTGCATCAGCTGATCGTAGCGGAACCGCGGCAGCGTCCAGCGCACCCAGATGAACAACCAGGCGAAGAACACGACCTTGCCGACGAAGGCCGCGATCTGGAAGATGGTCGCCACCAGTTCGGCGCCCTGCGGCCCGATGGCCCAGGGCTTGAGCAGCAGGCCGCCGGCGGCCGCCACGGCCACCACGAACCACAGGCCGGCGCCGAGCACGGGCTCGCGGTCGCGGGCATCGCCGAACTTGCCCTTCTCCTTCTGCACCCGCCGCATGAAGAGCATGGCGAAGACGACGCTGACGAGGGCGATGCCGACGAGCTTGAGGGTCAGCAGCAGGCCGGCGTGGGCCTCGAGGGCCGGCCGGGGCAGCCACGGGATCTGGTAGCCGCCGAAGTAGAAGGCCGTGATCAGCGCCGCGCCCACCACCATGTGGCAGTATTCGGCCATGAAGAACAGGGCGAACTTCAGCGAGCTGTACTCGAGGTGGAAGCCGGCCACGATCTCCGATTCGCCCTCGGGCAGGTCGAACGGGTTGCGGTTCGTCTCGGCGAAGACCGCCGTGATGAAGAGCACGAAGCCCAGCGGCTGCACCACCACGCCCCACTTGGGCAGCACGCCCCAGATCAGGTCGCCCTGGCCCGCGACGATGTCGGTGATGCGCAGGCTCGAGAAGATCAGGAAGATGCCCATCAGGGCCAGGCCCATGCTGATCTCGTAGCTGATCATCTGGGCCGAGGCCCGGATGCCGCCGAGGAAGGTGAACTTGTTGTTGGAGGCCCAGCCGCCCATGACCACGCCGTAGGTGCCGAGGCTCGCCACCGCCAGCACGTACAGCGCCCCCACCTGCAGGTCGGCCACCACCAGCGGAATCTTCTTCCCGGCGATGGTGATGTAGTCGCCGAACGGGATCACGGCGTACGAGCTGACGGCCACGGCCATGGCCAGCCAGGGCGCCAGGTTGTAGAAGGCCCGGTGGCGCGCGGCGGGCTGCACGTCCTCCTTGAACAGGAGCTTCAGCACGTCGGCGATGGGATGCACCAGTCCGGCCAGGCGCACGCCGGCGATGCCCGCGCGGTTCGGCCCGGTGCGGTCCTGGATGAAGGCCGCGCCCTTGCGCTCGGCCCAGATCAGCACCGGCACCATCCCCATGATCAGCGCGAACATGAAGACGATCTTGGCCAGCGATTCCAGCACGATCGGCATCAGCCTTCACCTCCGGTGGGCGTTCCGCTCGCCGCCGTGGCCGGGGCGAGGCCCAGCGCCGGGAGCTTGTTCAGGTTCACGTCGGCGAGGCCGAGGGCGGCGGCCAGGTCCTGGCGCAGGGCCTTGAGGCTGCCGGGGGCGTCGTCGCCCTTCAACTCGGCCAGGATCCGCCAGTCCTCCCGCGCGCTGCCGGGGCGGACGACCGCCTGCTGGAAGCGCTGCAGCCGGCCGTCCTTGTTGACGAAGATGCCGGTCTTCTCGGCCCAGGACGCGCCGGGCAGCACCAGCGCCGCCGCCTGCGCGGTCGCGTTGGCGTGGGTGCCCACGTAGATCACCTTGCCGTGGCCGGCGATGGCGCCCGCGACGGCCTCGTCCGCGGCCGGATCGCCGCCCAGCACCAGCACCGCACCGCTCGCGCCCCGGATCGCCGCCGCCAGCGCGGCGCCGTCCTGCTCGGCCAGGCCGAGCAGCTCGAGGCCCCTGCGGTTCGGCGTGCGGTCGGCCTGCAGCAGCATGCCGTCGGCCTCGCCCAGCCCGGCGCCCGCCAGGCCGCCGCTCACCGTGCCGGCCAGGCCGCGCAGCAGGAAGAGCTCCTCGAGGCTCTGGTGCGGGCTGCCCACGGCCAGGCCGATGCCGCCGGCGGTCAGATCGGCGAGGACCGCGCCGAGGTCCGCCCAGCGCAGGACGTCCCCGCCGCGGCGCGGGTCCTGCAGCCGGTTCTCGGCGTGGACGTCCTTGTAGATCATGCGGCCCTTGTCGCACATCCAGGGGCCGTTCACGTCCGGGTTGCGCCGCGGCTTCAGGCGGTAGACCCGGCCGGCCTCGTGGTCGACGCGCACGTTGCAGCCCATGCTGCAGCCCGGGCAGATCGACTCGGCCGCCTTGAGCATCCAGACCCGCTTCTGGAAGCGGAAGTCGCGGCTGGTCAGGGCGCCCACCGGGCAGATGTCCACGGTGTTCAGGCTGTAGTTGTTGTCGAGCTCGACCCCCGGCGGCGTGCCGATCTCGGCCCGGTCGCCCCGGTTGTAGATGCCCAGCTCGCCCGTGCCCGTGACCTCGTTGCAGAAGCGCACGCAGCGGCTGCACAGCACGCAGCGCTCCTGGTCGAGGATCACGTGGGGGCCGATGACCTCGGCCTTGGCCTTGTTGACCTTGTCGTCCTGCTCGACCTTCGAGTCGTACAGGCCGTAGGTCATGTACTGGTCCTGCAGGCCGCACTCCCCCGCCTGGTCGCAGATGGGGCAGTCGACCGGGTGGTTGACCAGGTGCATCTCGAGGATCTGCTGGGCCGCCCGGCGCACGCGGTCGTTCCGCGTGTGGACGACCATGCCGTCGCGCACGCCGGTGTTGCAGGCGATCGTGAGCTTCGGCATGCCCTCGACCTCGACCTGGCACAGCCGGCACACGCCCGCCACCGACAGGTCGGGGTGGTAGCAGAAGTGCGGCAGCGCCTCGCCACGGGCCTCGGCGCAGGCGTCGAAGAGGCTGGTTCCGTCGGGAACCTCGATCTCCTTGCCGTCTATCGTCAACTTGGCCATCGGTTACTCCTGCTCCCCGCGCGGCCAGCGGCTGCGCGGGCCGGCGGTCGCGGTTTCCTGGATGAGGGCCTCGAACTCGGGGCGGAACTTGTTCAGGAAGCTGCGCATGGGCATCACGGCGGCGTCGCTCAGCGGGCAGATGGTCAGGCCCGCCATGCCGTTGCAGACGTGCTCGAGCAGGTCGAGGTCCTCGGCGGTCCCCTCCCCCCGGCGCAGCTTCTTGACGATCTTGTGCAACCAGCCCGTGCCCTCGCGGCACGGCGTGCACTGGCCGCAGCTCTCGTCGAAGTAGAAGTGCATCAGCACCTGGATGAGCTCGACCATGTCGCAGCTCTGCGGAATGATGATCATGCCGCCGGACCCCAGCATGGTGCCGGCGTTCATCAGCGATTCGTAGTCCAGGTTGCAGTTCATGATCTCGTCGGCGGGCAGGACGGGCACCGAGCTGCCGCCCACGATCACGGCCTTCAGCTCCTCGCCGTCGACCATGCCGCCGAGCCAGTCGTGGAAGAACTCGCGGAACGGCAGACCCAGCGGGATCTCGTACACGCCCGGGTTCTTCACCGGGCCCGAGACCGAGAACAGCTTCGTGCCGCACGACTTCTCGGTGCCGAAGGCCTTGTAGGCCTCGGCACCGTTGTTGATGATCCAGGGCACCGAGGCCACCGACTCGACGTTGTTGACGATGGTCGGCTTGCCCAGGAAGCCCGCCACCGCGGGAAAGGGCGGCTTGATGTTCGGCTGGCCCTTGCGGCCCTCCACCGAGTTGATCAGGCCCGTCTCCTCGCCGCAGATGTAGGCGCCCGCGCCCTTGTGGACGATCATCTCCAGGTCGTAGCCGCTGCCCAGGATGTTCCTGCCCAGGTAGCCCGCCGCATAGGCCTCGTCCACGGCCGCCTGCACGCGGTCGACCAGCCAGCCGAACTCGCCGCGGATGTAGATGAAGGCCAGCTTCGCCCGCACGGCGAAGCAGCTGATGATGGTGCCCTCGATGGTCTGGTGCGGATCGTAGTCGAGGCACAGGCGGTCCTTGAAGGTGCCCGGCTCGGACTCGTCGGCGTTCACGAAGAAGTAGATCTCCTGGGCGGCCTCGGGCACGAAGCCCCACTTGACGCCGGTGGGGAAGCCGGCGCCGCCGCGGCCGCGCAGGCCCGCGTCCTTGACCACGTCCCGCACCTCGACCGGCTGCATCGACGACAGGACCATCTTCAGGGCCCGGTAGCCGCCGTCGGCCTCGTACACCGGGAGCTTGTGGCCGTCGTCGCGCCCGAACCGGGACGAGAGGATGTTGAAGCGACTGCGATCCATCCTACTGCCCCCCTTCGGCGACCAGGCGGTCGGTGTCGGCCCGCGGCACGACGCCCCGCTTCAGGCTGTCCAGGATCCCGTCCACCTTCTCCGGCGTCAGGTGCTCGTAGAGGTGCCTGCCGAGCTGCAGGCAGGGCCCCATGCCGCAGGCCCCGAGGCACTCGACGCCCTCGAGCTGGAACATCCCGTCGGGCGTGCGCTCGCCGAGCCGGATGCCGAGGCGCTTCTCCATGTGGGCGATCAGCGGCCGGGCGCCCATGATGTGGCAGGAGATGTTGTGGCACACCTGCAGGGTGTGCTTCGCCTGGGGCTCGGTGCGGAACATGGTGTAGAACGAGAGCACCTCGTGCACGCGGGCGCGGCTGACGCCGAGCTTCTCGTGCAACAGCGTCACGCCTTCCTCGGGCACGTAGCCGAGCTCGTCCATGATGACCCAGATGCAGGGCATGATGGCGCTGGCCTTCGTCGGGTAACGCCCGATCAGGGCGTCGATCCGCGACCGGCTCTCGCTCGAGAGGTTGAAGGGGGTTTCACTCATCGGCATTCTACCTTCCACGCCGTGGCCTAGCGGTCCAGCTCACCGGCAATGATGTTCAGGCTGCCCAGGGTGGCGATCGCGTCGGGGATCATCCGGCCCTGGACGATGGTCGTGTACGAGGAGAAGATCGGGAAGCACGGCGGCCGCACCTTCATGCGGTAGGCGTGGCCCGTGCCGTCCGAGACGCTGAAGAAGCCCAGCTCGCCGTTGGCGCCCTCGCCGAAGCCGTAGCCTTCGCCCCGCGGCACCTTGATGCCTTCGTAGACCAGCTTGAACTGGTTCATGACGCCTTCGATGCTGTGATAGACGTTCTGCTTCGGCGGGATGATGATGTCGTGGTTGTCGATGTCCACCGGCCCGTCGGGCAGCTTGTCGAGGGCCTGCAGCACGATCGAGCGGCTCTGGATGATCTCGGCCAGGCGCACCATGATGCGATCGTGGGTGTCGCCGGCGCTGCCCGTGGGGATGTCGAAGTCGTACTGCTCGTAGCCCGAGTAGGGCGCGTGACGGCGCAGGTCGTAGGCCAGTCCCGTGGCCCGCAGCGCCGGGCCCGTGTAGCCGAAGCTGAGGGCCGTCGCGCTGTCGATGGCCCCCACCCCCACGGTGCGGTCCAGGAAGATCCGGTTGCGCGCCACGAGCTTCATCACGTCGGTGTGGGCCGCGACCAGGTCGTCGAGCTTGCTGCGGATCTCCGCCTCGAAGCCGTCGTACAGGTCGTGGCTCATGCCGCCGATGCGCGCGTAGTTCGTGGTCAGCCGCGAGCCGCACAGCTTCTCCAGCGACTCGTAGATGCTCTCGCGCACGTTGTACAGGTACCAGTAGTTGGTCAGGGCGCCGATGTCGACCAGGTTCGTGCACACGCAGACCAGGTGGTCGATGATGCGCGACAGCTCGCTGACGATGACGCGGATCGCCTGCGCCCGGGGCGTGGCCTCGACGCCGCACATCTTCTCGATGGCCATGGCGTAGATCGAGTTGTTCAGCATGGCCGAGCAGTAGTTCAGGCGGTCGGTGTACGGCATCACCTGGGCCCAGGTGTGGTCCTCGGCCTCCTTCTCGAAGCAGCGGTGGATGTAGCCGATCTCCGACTTCGCCTCGAGGATCGTCTCGCCGTCGAGCAGGCACTCCACGCGCAGGGCGCCGTGCATGGCCGGATGGCTCGGGCCGAGGTTCACCGTCAGCAGGTCCGAGGGGTGCACCTCGTCGATGGCCCCGTGCACGTCGGCCGCCTGGCTCGTGGCCCGCCGCGCCGCCCGCGCGATGTCCTCGTCGTCGAAGAGCTTCTCCGGCCGCGTGCACTCCTGCCCCTGCTCGATGGGGTAGTCCTTGCGCAGGGGGTGCCCCTCGAACTGGTGGTGGCAGAGGATGCGGCGCAGGTCCGGGTGGTCGGCGAAGGTCACGCCGAACATGTCGTACACCTCGCGCTCGGCCCAGTTGGCGCTCCGGTACAGGCCGCTCAGGGTGGGCACCGGCTCGTCCTCGTCCGTGCGCACCCGCACCTGGATGCGGTGGTTCTTCTCCCACGACCGCAGCAGGTAGACGACCTCGAACTCCTCGTCCCGCTCCGGATAGTGCACGCCCACCACATCGGAGAGCTGCTCGCACGCCTCGCGGTCCCGCAGGTGGGCGACGACGGCGGTCAGCTTGTCCCGCGGCACGGTCACGGACTCGTCGCCGTGCTGGCTGTCCGTGGCCAGGATGTCCGCACCGAACTGCTGCCGGAGTCTCTCGACCAGCTTCTGGCTCATGCTTTTCCGTCCCTGGCGCGGCGCCCCGGGCGCGCGCCGGCTGGAGTGTGATCACGCGCGGGAGCTAGGCCTGTTCCCGGATCGCGTGGCGCACGTGGGAAGGCACCAGGCCCTCCTTCTCGACCTTGTCCTGGATCTGGGTCAGGGCGAACAGCAGGTTCTCCGGCGTGGGCGGACACCCGGCCACGTACACGTCGACCGGGATCACGTGGTCGGCGCCCTGCAGGGTGCTGTAGTTGTTGTAGAACCCGCCGCTGCTGGCGCACACGCCCATGGCGATGACCCACTTGGGCTCGGCCATCTGCGCGTAGATGGTCTTGAGGATCGGCGCCTGCTTGTAGCTGATGGTGCCGGCGATGATCATCATGTCGCTCTGCCGCGGCGAGAAGCGCACCAGCTCGGCGCCGAAGCGGCTGATGTCGTTGTACGACGACACGGTGCTCATGAACTCGATGGCGCAGCACGCGACGCCGAAGGGCAACGGCCACAGGGAGTACTTGCGCCCCCAGTTGACCGCCTGCCGCAGGCGCGTCGTGATGAAATTGCTGGGGCTTTCGAGGTCTACTGCCATTCGAGCCCCCCTTTCTTCCAGATGTAGATGAATCCCACCAGGAGCACCGCCACGAAGGCGCCCATCTCGCCCAGGGCGAACAGGCCGTGCCCCGCCTCCAGCAGCCCCTTGTACATGATCACCCAGGGGTAGAGGAAGACGGCTTCCAGATCGAACAGCAGGAAGAAGAGCGCGACCAGGAAGAACCGCACGAAGAACCGGATCTGGGTCGAGCCGCGCACCGGGATGCCGCACTCGTAGATCGAGTCCTTCAGGGGCGAGGGCCGCGAGGGCCCGAGCCAGAAGCTCAGTCCCAGGAAGAGTCCCGCGAAGGCCGCCCCGACGAGGAGCACGAGCAGCACGGGAATGAACTGTTCGAACATGGGCACTCCCAAGGGAGGGGTCGTTGACGATCGGACGGTCGGCCCGCCGCGCCGGCGTCAGCGCAGGTGCTTTGGGGAGACCGGTTTGTTGCAAAAATAACAGACTAGTTGAGGGTGTCAACCGAACCCTGACCGTTGGACGAAAGAATGTCCGGGTGGGTCGGAAACTGGCCATCCGCGTCGGCCGGGGCGAACGGCGTCCACGCCCGCCCCCGGCCACAGCTAAAGATAACCTCATACGGACGGCCACTTTCGCCCGCCGCCGGCCGCCGCTCCGGGACACGCCCGTCCGGCACGCCGGTTGCGTGGCCCGGCACCGAACAGCCCCCCTTTCCCGGAAACAGGAGAAGCGAACATGGCTCCGAACACGACCGCGACCGCCCCCGCCGCCGCCCCGGACCTGGCCGAGATGGTGACCGCCGGCACCGACGCCCTGAACGACGGCGACCTGCGCCTCGCCCTCGAGCGCTTCGAAGCCGTGGTCAACACCTTCCCCGACCGCCCCGAGGGCCACAACAACCTCGGCGCCCTCTACTCGTCCCTCGGCGAGTACGGGAAGGCCGAGACGTGCTTCGACCACGTGCTGGACCTGCTGCCGGAGAACCCGAACGTGCGCTACAACCGCGGCCTCGTGCGATCGCGACAGGAGAAGCACGACGCGGCCCGCGACGACTTCCAGGCCGTGCTGAAGCTCACGCCCAACGACCCGGACACCCTGAACAACCTCGGTGTCTCCGACTTCATGCAGGGACGCCTCGACGAGGCCCGCCGGCACTTCGAGACCGCCCTGAAGGTCCGGCCCGGCTACGCCAACGCGTTCCTGAACCTGGTCGACCTGGCCTGGCAGACCGACGGCGCCGACCGCGCCGCCCGCATGTGCGGCGAGTTCCTCGCCTCGCACCACGACACCGAGGTCCAGCGCCGCCACCTCGAGCTGCAGATCAGCGCCGCCCGCGAGCACCTGCAGGGCGCCCTGGTCGCCGCCGATGCGGTGATGGTCGTCGACGCCAACCCGGTCGTCGCCGCCGAGCGCGAACGCATCGTCCACGCCCTGGCCGCCTGGCACCGCGAGGCGTCGGCCCACGGCTGATCCGACTCCGGGCAGAAACCGGGATTTCCCCCCACCCGGGCATCTGCTAACCTGAAGGCCACCGCTGCGGCGGTGGCCTTCTGTCGTCGCCGCCCCGCCCCAGCCCCGGGAGATCCCGTGTTCGTGCACCTCAACGGCCGCCTCGTGCCCGCCGACCAGGCCCGGGTCAGCGTCTTCGACGGCGGCTACACCGCCGGCGACGGCGTCTACACCACCCTGCGGCTCTACGCCGGACGCCCCCTCGACCTGCCGGCCCACTGGGCGCGTCTGGCCCGCCAGACCGCCGCCCTTGAGATCCCGTTTCCCCTGGACGAGGCCGGCCTGCGCCGGGCGGTGGCCGAACTGGCCGAGCGCAACGGGCTGACGGACGGCGACGGGCGGCTGCGCATCACCGTCAGCCGCGGCGGCTCGCCCGACGACCCGCTGCCCCTGACGCGCCTGGCGGCGATCCCCTCGACCGTCGTCATGACCCTGGTCCCGGTGGCGCCGGCCCTGGCCGAATGGGCCGCCGACGGCATCCCCGTCGTCGTCCTCGACGACGCCTACGCCCGCGGCAGCTTCCCGCACCTGAAGACCCTCAACGGCCTCGCTGCGGTCTCGGCCCTGCGGCGGGCCGCCGCCGCCGGCTGCCCGGAGGCCCTGCTGACCGGACCGGACGGCCGCCTGCTCGAGGGGGCGGTCAGCAACATCTTCGTCGTGCGGGACGGGCGCCTGGCCACCCCCACGGTCGGTGACGGCTTCCTGGCCGGACGCACCCGCGAACGCATTCTCGGCCTGGCCGCCGGCCTCGGCCTGCCCGCCGGCGAGGCCGTCCTGCGCCGCGAAGACCTCGCCGCCGCCGCCGAGGTCTTCGTCGTCAGCAGCGTCCGCGAGGTGCTGCCGGTGGTGCGCATCGACACGGTGCCCGTGGGCGACGGCCGCCCCGGCCCGGTCACCCGCCGCATCCAGGCGGCCTACCGCGAGCTCATCGACCGCGCCCTGGTCGAAGATTCCGGCGCCTGAGCGCCGCGCCCCCGCACGCCCCGCAAGAAAACGACCGCCCCGCGGTGCGGGGCGGTCGCCGGAACGGGCCTCGGGCCGGCTCAGAAGTCGAAGCTCGTCTCCTGGGCCTTGAACGTGTTGAAATCGTCATGGTCGGCCGGGGGCAGGTCGTTGCGGATGTCGCGCGGCTGCTGCGGCGCCGGCGCGCCGGCCAGGGCGATCTCGCTCTTCATGCTCGCCAGGTCGATGTACTCGTCCGAGGCCGCGATCAGGTCGGTGCTCGTCATCTCGCGCAGCGCGCACACCTCCACGTGGATCCCGCGCCGGCCGAGGGCCGCCACCAGCGGCTGGAAGTCGCCGTCGCCGGTGCAGAGGATGATCGAGTCGAGCTGGGCCGAGAGTTCCAGGGCGTCGATGGCCATTTCCATGTCGAGGCAGCCGCGCACGTTGCGCGTGCTGGGGTCGTTCTCGTTGAAGTTCTTGATCTCCTTCGTGACGACCGTGAACCCGTTCAGCTTGAGGAAGTTGATGAAATCGATCTTCCCTTCGGACTGGTTGCTGATGGCGGTGTAGAAGTACGACCGCACCAGCCGTCGGCCGGCGGCGAGCTTCGCGCACAGCTTCAGGTAGTCCATCCGCATGTTCATATGCTTGGCGCTGTAATGGATGTTCTCGCCGTCGATGAAGATCGCGACGCGGTCCATGGGGTTCGTGCTGTACATTCCCGATACCTCTAGAAACTCGGAATCATGACGGGGGCCGGTAAGCCGGCCGGCTGGGCGAGACGGCAGAAGGGAGCATCGCTTTGGCGATCCTCCCCTCTGCCCCGGAATATAGCCCGGCCGACTTCGATTCGCAATCGCGTTTTGGCCGGTCAGACCCCGATCCCCGGTTCGGCCGCCGGGGCGGCGCCGTCGCCCCGCCGCCAGGCCCCGAGGGCCCGCCGCAGGTTCTCCGCCCACACCGTCGCCAGGCGGTAGTAGGTCGGCATCACCAGCAGCGTCAGCAGGGTGCTCGAGGCCAGGCCGCCGCTGATGGCACGGGCCATGGGGTAGTACTCGGCGTCGCCCACGTGGGCCCCGTGGAAGACCGCCAGGGGCAGCAGGCCGAGGATGGTCGTGCCCGCGGTCATCAGGATCGGCCGCAGGCGGTCGCCGCCGCCGGCCAGGATCGCGGCGTCCAGATCGAGGCCCGCCTTGCGCCGCCCGTTGATGTGGTCGACGAGCACGATCCCGTTGTTCACGACGATGCCGATCAGGATCACCATGCCGATCATCGCCATCATGTTGAACGGCGTGCCGGTGGCCATCATCAGCCAGAAGACGCCCAGCGAGGCGAAGGGCACCGTGCCCATGACCACCAGCGGATAGAGCAGCGACTCGAACAGGCTCGCCATGACGAAGAAGACGCAGGCCAGGGCCAGCAGCATGTTGGCCCCCATCTCCGACTCCTGCTCCTGGGCCCGCACGATGTTGCCCCCGAAGTTCCAGCCGTAGCCGAACGGCAGGTCCAGCCCGTCCATCAGCGGCCGGATCTGCTCGATGGCGTCGTCGAGCTTCTCCCCGTCCCAGGTGCCGGTGATGGTGACGCCGGTGCGCTGGTCGCGGCGGAAGATCCGCTCGGGGCTCTTGCCGAACTCGAAGTCGGCGATCTGCGCGAGCTGCACGGCGCGGCCGTCGACCGACCCCACCGTCAGCAGGGCCAGGTTCTCGATGGACTCGGCATCGTCCGGCCAGAGGCTCACGACGAGATCGATCTCCTTCTCGCCCGTGTTCAGGCGGGGCAGCAGCACGCCGCGGTAGGTCAGCCCCATGATCTGCGACACCGTGGCCGGCGAGATGTTGTACCGCCCGGCCTGGTCGCGATCGACCTTGATGCGGATCTCGGCCTTGCCGTTGTCGTCGTCGCTGCGCAGGTCGCCGATGCCCTCGATCAGGCCGAGGCGCCGCTTGGCCTCCTCCGCGTACTCCTCGAGAAACTCGGTCTCCTCGCCGGAGATCGTCACCGAGAAGGTCTTGGCGCCGGAATCCTGTCCGTCGTCGCCACCGAAGCGGTAGGTCAGGCCCGCCTGCACCGGCAGGTTCTCCCGCAGGTCGTCCCGCACCTCGCGGAAGAACTCGTCCGAGACGACGCCGTCCTCGAAGAAGAGCGTGATGCCGCCGCCGTCGGCCACGTAGTACGAGTAGATGTCGCGCAGGTCGAGGTCGTCGCGGCGCGTCTCGCAGTACTCGGTCGCCCGGGCCACCATGGCCTCGGAGGTCGTCTTGTCCACCGGGCCGGTGTAGTCGAAGCCGATGCGCAGGCTCTCGCGGCGGATGCCCTGGTCGCCCTCCGTGTCCGGCTTGAAGCCGGTCAGCTTCATGCCGCCCACGGTGATCGCCAGCACCGCGGGCACGATCACCAGGGCCGTCAGCACCGGGTGCCGGATGGCGGTCCAGGACAGCATGCGCACGTAGACGCGCTTGACCGCCAGCAGCCAGCGCGCCTCCTTGATCTCGCCGCCGGTGCGGGTCATGCGGATCGAGAGGGCCGGGATCACGGTCAGGCTCACCAGCAGCGAGAAGATCAGG
Encoded proteins:
- the nuoB gene encoding NADH-quinone oxidoreductase subunit NuoB, whose amino-acid sequence is MAVDLESPSNFITTRLRQAVNWGRKYSLWPLPFGVACCAIEFMSTVSSYNDISRFGAELVRFSPRQSDMMIIAGTISYKQAPILKTIYAQMAEPKWVIAMGVCASSGGFYNNYSTLQGADHVIPVDVYVAGCPPTPENLLFALTQIQDKVEKEGLVPSHVRHAIREQA
- a CDS encoding NADH-quinone oxidoreductase subunit I, producing MNFAGLPKEAGSKKTNFLESIYLVEVVKGLAVTMKHLVRNVFATDEMPTMQYPEEKRVYGDRFRGRHRLMQREDGTPRCVACQMCSTYCPADCIKIVAAEHPDPTIEKYPLSFDIDLLRCVYCGLCEEACPCDAIRLDTGIYEIAADKREKFVVDKDFLLNNTTDGTLK
- a CDS encoding (2Fe-2S)-binding protein, encoding MAKLTIDGKEIEVPDGTSLFDACAEARGEALPHFCYHPDLSVAGVCRLCQVEVEGMPKLTIACNTGVRDGMVVHTRNDRVRRAAQQILEMHLVNHPVDCPICDQAGECGLQDQYMTYGLYDSKVEQDDKVNKAKAEVIGPHVILDQERCVLCSRCVRFCNEVTGTGELGIYNRGDRAEIGTPPGVELDNNYSLNTVDICPVGALTSRDFRFQKRVWMLKAAESICPGCSMGCNVRVDHEAGRVYRLKPRRNPDVNGPWMCDKGRMIYKDVHAENRLQDPRRGGDVLRWADLGAVLADLTAGGIGLAVGSPHQSLEELFLLRGLAGTVSGGLAGAGLGEADGMLLQADRTPNRRGLELLGLAEQDGAALAAAIRGASGAVLVLGGDPAADEAVAGAIAGHGKVIYVGTHANATAQAAALVLPGASWAEKTGIFVNKDGRLQRFQQAVVRPGSAREDWRILAELKGDDAPGSLKALRQDLAAALGLADVNLNKLPALGLAPATAASGTPTGGEG
- a CDS encoding NADH-quinone oxidoreductase subunit D translates to MFGVTFADHPDLRRILCHHQFEGHPLRKDYPIEQGQECTRPEKLFDDEDIARAARRATSQAADVHGAIDEVHPSDLLTVNLGPSHPAMHGALRVECLLDGETILEAKSEIGYIHRCFEKEAEDHTWAQVMPYTDRLNYCSAMLNNSIYAMAIEKMCGVEATPRAQAIRVIVSELSRIIDHLVCVCTNLVDIGALTNYWYLYNVRESIYESLEKLCGSRLTTNYARIGGMSHDLYDGFEAEIRSKLDDLVAAHTDVMKLVARNRIFLDRTVGVGAIDSATALSFGYTGPALRATGLAYDLRRHAPYSGYEQYDFDIPTGSAGDTHDRIMVRLAEIIQSRSIVLQALDKLPDGPVDIDNHDIIIPPKQNVYHSIEGVMNQFKLVYEGIKVPRGEGYGFGEGANGELGFFSVSDGTGHAYRMKVRPPCFPIFSSYTTIVQGRMIPDAIATLGSLNIIAGELDR
- the ndhC gene encoding NADH-quinone oxidoreductase subunit A; protein product: MFEQFIPVLLVLLVGAAFAGLFLGLSFWLGPSRPSPLKDSIYECGIPVRGSTQIRFFVRFFLVALFFLLFDLEAVFLYPWVIMYKGLLEAGHGLFALGEMGAFVAVLLVGFIYIWKKGGLEWQ
- a CDS encoding tetratricopeptide repeat protein, producing the protein MAPNTTATAPAAAPDLAEMVTAGTDALNDGDLRLALERFEAVVNTFPDRPEGHNNLGALYSSLGEYGKAETCFDHVLDLLPENPNVRYNRGLVRSRQEKHDAARDDFQAVLKLTPNDPDTLNNLGVSDFMQGRLDEARRHFETALKVRPGYANAFLNLVDLAWQTDGADRAARMCGEFLASHHDTEVQRRHLELQISAAREHLQGALVAADAVMVVDANPVVAAERERIVHALAAWHREASAHG
- a CDS encoding NADH-quinone oxidoreductase subunit H gives rise to the protein MPIVLESLAKIVFMFALIMGMVPVLIWAERKGAAFIQDRTGPNRAGIAGVRLAGLVHPIADVLKLLFKEDVQPAARHRAFYNLAPWLAMAVAVSSYAVIPFGDYITIAGKKIPLVVADLQVGALYVLAVASLGTYGVVMGGWASNNKFTFLGGIRASAQMISYEISMGLALMGIFLIFSSLRITDIVAGQGDLIWGVLPKWGVVVQPLGFVLFITAVFAETNRNPFDLPEGESEIVAGFHLEYSSLKFALFFMAEYCHMVVGAALITAFYFGGYQIPWLPRPALEAHAGLLLTLKLVGIALVSVVFAMLFMRRVQKEKGKFGDARDREPVLGAGLWFVVAVAAAGGLLLKPWAIGPQGAELVATIFQIAAFVGKVVFFAWLFIWVRWTLPRFRYDQLMHLGWKVMLPLGLANLVVTAVVMALV
- a CDS encoding NAD(P)H-dependent oxidoreductase subunit E: MSETPFNLSSESRSRIDALIGRYPTKASAIMPCIWVIMDELGYVPEEGVTLLHEKLGVSRARVHEVLSFYTMFRTEPQAKHTLQVCHNISCHIMGARPLIAHMEKRLGIRLGERTPDGMFQLEGVECLGACGMGPCLQLGRHLYEHLTPEKVDGILDSLKRGVVPRADTDRLVAEGGQ
- a CDS encoding aminotransferase class IV gives rise to the protein MFVHLNGRLVPADQARVSVFDGGYTAGDGVYTTLRLYAGRPLDLPAHWARLARQTAALEIPFPLDEAGLRRAVAELAERNGLTDGDGRLRITVSRGGSPDDPLPLTRLAAIPSTVVMTLVPVAPALAEWAADGIPVVVLDDAYARGSFPHLKTLNGLAAVSALRRAAAAGCPEALLTGPDGRLLEGAVSNIFVVRDGRLATPTVGDGFLAGRTRERILGLAAGLGLPAGEAVLRREDLAAAAEVFVVSSVREVLPVVRIDTVPVGDGRPGPVTRRIQAAYRELIDRALVEDSGA
- the nuoF gene encoding NADH-quinone oxidoreductase subunit NuoF, translated to MDRSRFNILSSRFGRDDGHKLPVYEADGGYRALKMVLSSMQPVEVRDVVKDAGLRGRGGAGFPTGVKWGFVPEAAQEIYFFVNADESEPGTFKDRLCLDYDPHQTIEGTIISCFAVRAKLAFIYIRGEFGWLVDRVQAAVDEAYAAGYLGRNILGSGYDLEMIVHKGAGAYICGEETGLINSVEGRKGQPNIKPPFPAVAGFLGKPTIVNNVESVASVPWIINNGAEAYKAFGTEKSCGTKLFSVSGPVKNPGVYEIPLGLPFREFFHDWLGGMVDGEELKAVIVGGSSVPVLPADEIMNCNLDYESLMNAGTMLGSGGMIIIPQSCDMVELIQVLMHFYFDESCGQCTPCREGTGWLHKIVKKLRRGEGTAEDLDLLEHVCNGMAGLTICPLSDAAVMPMRSFLNKFRPEFEALIQETATAGPRSRWPRGEQE